A section of the Streptomyces sp. DH-12 genome encodes:
- a CDS encoding RHS repeat-associated core domain-containing protein, protein MVIAAAPGLAATPKPELPEPESPWTKPTKVEAPATPAGSTRAPASEAEAKPSAEVAAWRAAQKARASGEEPAKNSASRSAAADAAAADYLPEGQGDVPWHQILDTRLNDALVARVNVSNGNLMLAATDFDIAGVGQKLQLTRTYNSFEAPWGKVSQRWWQAYERYLQINDGEVDVFDATGSLLRFTANADGTYTTPTGYSKDLKKNADGTYTLTDRKSGTKDTYNEHGTLLKVTDKNDGTITVDQHDEGAEHKGFKLTETRSGRWIDLVKTDASQWQAKDHTGRTAVLDLDVAGNLAKVTDTAGKATAYEYDSSRRLTKVTTPEGTVTLFTYDSHNRVTSMQRATDTSGSGHTGPTWRYDYTAATPSDAGTTTVTDPDGDETIYTHNADGEVTKVTDPLGHSRHSTYKNHLTQTAIDAMGTGTDGTGGNTTTYGWDDRNNAISQKLPMGATAQVSQYQTIAGTDLPSDMTGANGRKDTFKYDTNGNTMSVTTTGTAGGTREYTYNEADPTCGGFEGQRCTAKDGNGKVTSFTYDDHGNLVKVNPPAPLGETTYTYDALGRVETVKDGRGITTVYGYDSRDRVREVSSTNFTVTYSYDGDGNVKTRTDASGTTKWDYDKLNRESVRTLQNGAQTALAYTPGGDVDHYTDPTGKTDYTWDKAGRLDYLTAPDGKKTDFEYNNNDKRTKTVYPGGTTQSVTIDKNGRPEKIKTTSGTQTYVDLAYSYKNTAGKDTTKIRTRTDNLTNYTTTYDYDSQDRLRYALEADASGARKASWLYCFDKAGNLTSRDGSKNTCPGGTTYTYNDASELTGKNGVTTGWSYDKLGNETAAAGNTPRTGETWTDYSQLAGITAGGKSYDLVHAGTTNAERTKLGETWFHHTALGLASTTTNGVDTGFIREPAGTLNSMTTGGKSYYYLTDATGNVLGLVDDAGKRTHTYAYGPTGLPRGTTAEAVPQPYRHAGAYADPTGLYKMGHRYYDPSLGRFTQPDPSGQETNPYLYAGGDPINNVDPSGLDFLGWDGGQWASAAGVAASVAGAFAGGPLGIGLAAASASLGVTGSIMQGNSVGQTVATGILGAATGGVGILAASAGIGGKTGIGLAAGYTALDVGGGIGISDSFP, encoded by the coding sequence GTGGTGATCGCCGCCGCGCCCGGCCTGGCGGCGACGCCGAAGCCGGAGCTGCCGGAGCCGGAGAGTCCGTGGACGAAGCCGACCAAGGTGGAGGCTCCCGCGACACCGGCCGGCTCGACCCGGGCGCCCGCCTCGGAGGCGGAGGCCAAACCGTCGGCCGAGGTCGCGGCTTGGCGGGCGGCGCAGAAGGCCCGCGCCAGCGGTGAAGAGCCCGCCAAGAACTCCGCATCCCGCTCGGCCGCCGCGGACGCCGCTGCAGCCGACTACCTGCCCGAGGGACAGGGCGACGTCCCCTGGCACCAGATCCTCGACACCCGCCTCAACGACGCCCTAGTCGCGCGGGTGAACGTCTCCAACGGCAACCTGATGCTCGCCGCGACCGACTTCGATATCGCCGGCGTCGGCCAGAAACTCCAGCTGACCCGCACCTACAACTCCTTCGAGGCCCCGTGGGGGAAGGTGTCGCAGCGCTGGTGGCAGGCCTACGAACGCTACCTGCAGATCAACGACGGCGAGGTGGACGTCTTCGACGCCACCGGCAGCCTGCTGCGCTTCACCGCAAACGCGGACGGCACGTACACGACGCCGACGGGCTACTCGAAGGATCTGAAGAAGAACGCGGACGGCACCTACACCCTCACCGACCGCAAGTCCGGCACCAAGGACACCTACAACGAGCACGGCACGCTGCTGAAGGTGACGGACAAGAACGACGGCACGATCACCGTCGACCAGCACGACGAGGGCGCCGAGCACAAGGGCTTCAAGCTCACCGAGACCCGCTCCGGCCGCTGGATCGACCTGGTCAAGACGGACGCGAGCCAGTGGCAGGCCAAGGACCACACCGGCCGCACCGCCGTCCTCGACCTCGACGTGGCCGGAAACCTCGCCAAGGTCACCGACACCGCCGGCAAGGCCACCGCCTACGAGTACGACTCCTCACGCCGCCTGACGAAGGTGACCACCCCCGAAGGCACCGTCACCCTCTTCACCTACGACAGCCACAACCGCGTCACCTCCATGCAACGCGCCACCGACACCTCGGGCAGCGGCCACACCGGGCCGACCTGGCGCTACGACTACACAGCTGCGACCCCCTCGGATGCGGGCACGACGACGGTCACCGACCCCGACGGTGACGAAACGATCTACACGCACAACGCTGACGGCGAGGTCACCAAGGTCACCGACCCCCTCGGCCACTCCCGCCACTCCACCTACAAGAACCACCTGACCCAGACCGCGATTGACGCGATGGGCACCGGCACGGACGGCACCGGCGGAAACACCACCACCTACGGCTGGGACGACCGCAACAACGCCATCTCCCAGAAGCTGCCAATGGGCGCCACCGCCCAGGTCTCGCAGTACCAGACCATCGCGGGCACCGACCTGCCCAGCGACATGACCGGCGCCAACGGCCGCAAGGACACCTTCAAGTACGACACCAACGGCAACACCATGTCGGTCACCACCACAGGCACCGCGGGTGGAACCCGTGAGTACACCTACAACGAGGCCGACCCGACGTGCGGCGGTTTCGAGGGCCAGCGCTGCACTGCCAAGGACGGCAACGGCAAGGTCACCTCCTTCACCTACGACGACCACGGCAACTTGGTCAAAGTGAACCCGCCGGCGCCGCTGGGGGAGACGACCTACACCTACGACGCGCTGGGACGGGTGGAGACGGTCAAGGACGGCCGCGGCATCACCACCGTCTACGGCTACGACTCCCGCGACCGCGTGCGCGAGGTCTCCTCCACCAACTTCACCGTCACCTACTCCTACGACGGTGACGGAAACGTCAAGACCCGCACGGACGCCTCCGGCACCACGAAGTGGGATTACGACAAGCTCAACCGCGAGAGCGTGCGCACCCTGCAGAACGGCGCCCAGACGGCGCTGGCGTATACACCGGGCGGCGACGTCGACCACTACACCGACCCGACCGGGAAGACCGACTACACCTGGGACAAGGCCGGCCGCCTCGACTACCTGACTGCGCCGGACGGCAAGAAGACCGACTTCGAGTACAACAACAACGACAAGCGCACCAAGACCGTCTATCCCGGCGGCACCACCCAGTCGGTGACGATCGACAAGAACGGCCGCCCGGAGAAGATCAAGACCACCTCCGGCACCCAGACCTACGTCGACCTCGCCTACAGCTACAAGAACACCGCGGGCAAGGACACCACCAAGATCCGCACCCGCACCGACAACCTCACCAACTACACGACCACCTACGACTACGACTCCCAGGACCGCCTCCGCTACGCCCTGGAGGCCGACGCGTCAGGCGCGCGGAAGGCGTCGTGGCTGTACTGCTTCGACAAGGCCGGCAACCTCACCTCCCGGGACGGCAGCAAGAACACCTGCCCTGGTGGCACGACCTACACCTACAACGACGCGAGCGAGTTGACCGGGAAGAACGGGGTCACCACCGGCTGGTCCTACGACAAGCTCGGCAACGAGACCGCAGCCGCCGGCAACACGCCCCGCACCGGTGAGACCTGGACCGACTACAGCCAGCTGGCTGGCATCACCGCGGGCGGCAAGAGCTACGATCTGGTCCACGCCGGCACCACCAACGCCGAACGCACCAAGCTCGGCGAGACGTGGTTCCACCACACCGCCCTCGGCCTGGCGTCCACGACCACGAACGGCGTCGACACGGGATTCATCCGCGAACCGGCGGGCACGCTGAACTCCATGACGACTGGGGGGAAGTCCTACTACTACCTCACCGACGCCACCGGCAATGTCCTCGGCCTCGTCGACGACGCGGGCAAGCGCACCCACACCTACGCGTACGGTCCTACGGGTCTGCCCCGCGGCACCACCGCCGAGGCCGTCCCCCAGCCGTACCGCCACGCGGGTGCGTACGCCGACCCGACGGGCCTGTACAAGATGGGTCACCGCTACTACGACCCGTCTCTCGGCCGCTTCACCCAGCCCGACCCCTCCGGCCAGGAAACCAACCCGTACCTCTACGCCGGGGGCGACCCCATCAACAATGTCGACCCGAGCGGCTTGGACTTCCTGGGCTGGGACGGCGGCCAATGGGCCAGCGCTGCAGGCGTCGCCGCCTCGGTCGCGGGGGCGTTCGCGGGCGGTCCGCTCGGCATCGGCCTGGCGGCCGCTTCGGCGAGCCTCGGCGTCACCGGCTCGATTATGCAGGGAAACTCCGTCGGACAGACCGTCGCCACCGGAATCCTGGGCGCGGCGACCGGTGGAGTAGGAATTCTCGCCGCGTCCGCCGGTATCGGAGGTAAAACCGGAATCGGCCTCGCCGCTGGGTACACCGCGCTCGACGTAGGGGGCGGGATCGGAATTTCGGACAGTTTCCCGTAA
- a CDS encoding IS5 family transposase — MTDAEWAVVRPLLPVPGWLRGRGGQPEAYCHRQILDAVRYLVDNGIKWRAMPADSPPWDRVYAFFRRWRENALAREFHDRLRGRVRLETGRDAEPTAGVIDSQSVKADAVVGADSRGFDGGKLINGRKRHVVVDTLGLLLGVMVTAADIGDRAAAKVLLERVADAHHRLELVWADGGYTGSLVEHCLAALALVLAIVKRSDDTRGFVVLPKRWIVERLFAHLMRSRRLARDFERRTTSAEAMIYWSMTMVMTRRLARSRSARA, encoded by the coding sequence ATGACGGACGCGGAGTGGGCCGTGGTCCGGCCGCTGCTGCCGGTGCCGGGCTGGCTGCGTGGCCGGGGCGGGCAGCCGGAGGCGTACTGCCACCGGCAGATATTGGACGCCGTCCGCTACCTGGTGGACAACGGCATCAAATGGCGTGCAATGCCGGCCGACTCCCCGCCGTGGGACCGGGTCTACGCGTTCTTCCGCCGATGGCGCGAGAACGCCCTGGCCAGGGAGTTCCACGACCGGCTGCGCGGCCGAGTCCGCCTGGAGACGGGGCGGGATGCGGAGCCGACGGCCGGGGTGATCGACTCGCAGTCGGTCAAGGCGGACGCCGTGGTGGGTGCCGACAGCCGCGGCTTCGACGGCGGGAAGCTGATCAACGGACGCAAGCGGCACGTCGTCGTCGACACCCTCGGCCTGCTGCTGGGTGTGATGGTCACCGCAGCGGACATCGGTGACCGCGCCGCCGCGAAGGTGCTGCTCGAGCGAGTGGCCGACGCTCACCACCGGCTGGAACTCGTCTGGGCCGACGGCGGTTACACCGGCAGCCTCGTCGAACACTGCCTGGCCGCGCTCGCTCTGGTCCTGGCGATCGTCAAGCGCAGCGACGACACACGCGGTTTCGTGGTGCTGCCCAAGCGGTGGATCGTCGAGCGGCTCTTCGCCCACCTGATGCGAAGCCGCCGCCTGGCGCGCGACTTCGAACGCCGCACGACCAGCGCCGAGGCGATGATCTACTGGTCGATGACCATGGTCATGACCCGCCGTCTGGCCCGCTCACGCTCCGCGCGAGCGTGA
- a CDS encoding lipase family protein — MARIVGVHGIRQSRTSKEQLTNDWSRALNRGLGELGRPDLSADALELPHWTGLLARGANHLGPEEDRFDVAVPLSEEEVDFAATALEEVVRQEDLARVQQLELQTLGLPQLWPARLTRLVMAYDRRFPRGGGKLFVSMMREVRFYLYEPDLAAHVRALVAESFSGSTAVVIGHSLGSVIAYDLLRRGEIAPDRSSGVRTLVTCGSPLTIPSVRRGLNVTDGEPLKLPGDIAWVNVFDPGDFITGGTGLSALSPEITDAEVDNGIGNPHSALRYLRSTQVADVIAESCQ, encoded by the coding sequence ATGGCGCGCATTGTGGGGGTGCACGGCATTCGGCAGTCCAGGACCTCGAAAGAGCAGCTGACGAACGATTGGTCCCGAGCGCTCAATCGCGGGCTCGGCGAGCTGGGCAGGCCGGACCTGTCTGCCGACGCGTTGGAACTACCTCACTGGACGGGGCTCCTGGCCCGTGGAGCGAACCACCTCGGTCCAGAGGAAGACCGGTTCGACGTGGCGGTTCCTTTGAGCGAGGAGGAAGTCGACTTCGCGGCCACGGCGCTGGAGGAAGTCGTCCGGCAGGAAGACCTGGCCCGTGTCCAGCAGTTGGAGCTGCAGACACTTGGATTGCCGCAGCTCTGGCCGGCGCGCCTGACGCGCCTGGTGATGGCGTACGATCGGCGCTTTCCCCGAGGCGGGGGCAAGCTCTTCGTGAGCATGATGCGTGAGGTGCGGTTCTATCTGTACGAGCCCGACCTAGCCGCGCATGTACGGGCCTTGGTTGCTGAGTCCTTCAGCGGGAGTACCGCCGTCGTCATCGGGCATTCGCTGGGCAGCGTGATCGCCTATGACCTGCTGCGCCGGGGCGAGATCGCACCGGATCGATCGTCCGGCGTGCGCACGCTCGTGACGTGCGGCTCTCCCTTGACCATCCCCTCGGTGCGGCGTGGGCTGAACGTTACCGACGGCGAGCCTTTGAAGCTGCCCGGGGACATCGCGTGGGTCAACGTCTTTGACCCCGGAGACTTCATCACCGGAGGAACGGGGCTCAGTGCTCTCTCACCGGAGATCACAGACGCGGAAGTCGACAACGGCATCGGTAATCCGCACAGCGCGCTCCGCTACCTGCGGTCCACTCAGGTCGCGGACGTGATCGCAGAGAGCTGCCAGTGA